One window from the genome of Rhinolophus ferrumequinum isolate MPI-CBG mRhiFer1 chromosome 22, mRhiFer1_v1.p, whole genome shotgun sequence encodes:
- the UBL4B gene encoding LOW QUALITY PROTEIN: ubiquitin-like protein 4B (The sequence of the model RefSeq protein was modified relative to this genomic sequence to represent the inferred CDS: substituted 1 base at 1 genomic stop codon), producing the protein MFLTVKLLPGQRRSLSVSGQESVAMLKRLVLKPLXVAAKQQPLLFRGQLPADDKCLSDYRIGPNASINVIMQPLEKTAPEEVLQPQPQPLWHQLARVLAKHFGPQDAKAVLRLLRQEHEERLRRISLEHLEQLARDLLMEEPVVEPAEEREPEAVGSEPPDEEEKADR; encoded by the coding sequence ATGTTCCTCACGGTCAAGCTGCTCCCGGGCCAGAGACGCAGCCTGAGTGTGTCTGGGCAGGAGAGCGTGGCCATGCTGAAGAGGCTGGTGTTGAAGCCACTGTAGGTGGCTGCGAAACAGCAGCCCCTGCTTTTCCGTGGCCAGCTTCCGGCTGATGACAAGTGTCTCTCAGACTACCGCATCGGACCGAACGCCTCCATCAATGTCATCATGCAGCCCCTGGAGAAGACGGCACCCGAGGaggtcctccagccccagccccagcccctgtgGCACCAGCTGGCCCGGGTCCTCGCCAAACACTTTGGGCCCCAGGATGCCAAGGCAGTGCTTCGGCTGCTGAGGCAGGAGCACGAGGAGCGCCTGCGGCGGATAAGCCTGGAACACCTGGAACAGCTGGCACGGGACCTCCTAATGGAGGAGCCAGTCGTGGAGCCCGCAGAGGAGAGGGAGCCTGAGGCTGTGGGCTCGGAGCCCCCAGACGAGGAGGAGAAAGCTGATCGGTAA